In Flammeovirgaceae bacterium 311, one DNA window encodes the following:
- a CDS encoding sulfate adenylyltransferase subunit 2 (COG0175 3'-phosphoadenosine 5'-phosphosulfate sulfotransferase (PAPS reductase)/FAD synthetase and related enzymes), whose amino-acid sequence MASYNLSHLKQLEAEAIYVMREVAAQFERPVLLFSGGKDSIVLTRLAEKAFWPAKMPFPLMHIDTGHNFPETIAFRDKLVEKLGVELIVGSVEESIRQGKAQDEKGPNPSRNGLQTITLLDKIEEFGFDAAFGGARRDEEKARAKERFFSHRDEFGQWDPKNQRPELWNLFNGRKNMGEHFRVFPISNWTEMDVWQYIAQEGLELPQIYFSHQRKVVNRSGVLLAENPYISLLNGEEYETRTIRFRTVGDATCTGAVESDADTLEKIIQEVASARVTERGGRADDRRSEAAMEDRKRQGYF is encoded by the coding sequence ATGGCATCTTACAACCTAAGTCACCTGAAACAGCTGGAAGCAGAAGCGATCTATGTGATGCGCGAAGTAGCCGCACAGTTCGAGCGCCCGGTGCTCCTTTTTTCCGGTGGAAAAGATTCGATCGTATTAACCCGCCTGGCGGAAAAAGCCTTCTGGCCGGCAAAAATGCCTTTCCCCCTCATGCACATCGATACCGGCCACAACTTCCCCGAAACCATCGCTTTCCGCGATAAGCTGGTGGAAAAGCTGGGCGTGGAGCTGATTGTGGGCAGCGTGGAAGAATCCATTCGCCAGGGCAAAGCCCAGGATGAAAAAGGACCCAACCCCAGCCGCAATGGCCTGCAGACCATTACCCTGCTGGACAAGATAGAAGAGTTCGGCTTCGATGCTGCCTTTGGCGGTGCACGCCGCGATGAGGAAAAAGCCCGAGCCAAAGAGCGCTTCTTCTCGCACCGCGATGAGTTTGGGCAGTGGGACCCCAAAAACCAGCGCCCCGAACTCTGGAACCTGTTCAACGGACGCAAAAACATGGGCGAGCATTTCCGGGTGTTCCCCATTAGTAACTGGACGGAAATGGACGTTTGGCAGTACATTGCCCAGGAAGGCCTGGAGCTGCCGCAGATCTATTTCTCTCACCAGCGCAAAGTAGTAAACCGCAGCGGCGTATTGCTGGCCGAGAACCCCTACATCTCCCTGCTGAACGGTGAGGAGTACGAAACCCGTACCATCCGCTTCCGTACGGTAGGCGATGCCACCTGCACCGGCGCTGTGGAATCAGATGCTGACACCCTGGAAAAAATCATCCAGGAAGTAGCATCTGCCCGCGTAACCGAACGCGGCGGCCGTGCCGACGACCGCCGCAGCGAAGCCGCCATGGAAGACCGTAAACGCCAGGGATATTTTTAA
- a CDS encoding sulfate adenylyltransferase, large subunit (COG2895 GTPases - Sulfate adenylate transferase subunit 1), whose translation MDLLRFTTAGSVDDGKSTLIGRLLLDSKAIFEDQIEAIERSSKQRGSEYVDLSLLTDGLRAEREQGITIDVAYRYFATPRRKFIIADTPGHIQYTRNMVTGASTANLAIVLVDARHGVVEQTRRHAFIASLLQIKHLVLAVNKMDLVDYSEDVFQKIKDDFSEFSSRLNIADIRYIPISALKGDNVVEKTENMPWFKGATLLYTLETVNISSDHNHVDSRFPVQYVIRPQSDKHHDYRGYAGRIAGGVFKPGDEVMALPSGFTSRIQSIDTLNGPLEEAFAPMSVTMTLEDDIDISRGDMLVKPNNQPKTEQDIELMICWLNQKPLQPKGKYILIHTTKSCKCIIKEIRYKVNINTLHKIEDDLSLGLNEIGRISLRTTEPLFFDSYNRNRATGSLILIDQFTNETVGAGMII comes from the coding sequence ATGGACCTGCTCCGCTTTACTACTGCCGGTAGTGTCGATGACGGGAAAAGTACGCTGATTGGCCGCCTGCTCCTGGACAGCAAGGCTATTTTTGAAGACCAGATCGAAGCCATTGAAAGGAGCAGCAAGCAGCGCGGCTCCGAATATGTAGACCTTTCACTACTCACTGATGGCCTCCGTGCCGAGCGGGAGCAGGGCATTACCATCGATGTGGCCTACCGTTATTTTGCCACCCCGCGCCGCAAGTTCATCATTGCCGATACCCCCGGCCATATCCAGTACACCCGCAACATGGTAACGGGCGCCTCTACGGCTAACCTGGCGATTGTGCTGGTAGATGCCCGCCATGGTGTTGTGGAGCAAACCCGCCGCCATGCCTTTATTGCCTCCCTGCTGCAGATCAAGCATCTGGTGCTGGCGGTTAATAAAATGGACCTGGTTGATTACAGCGAGGACGTATTCCAGAAGATCAAGGATGATTTTTCAGAATTCAGCTCACGCCTGAATATTGCCGATATTCGTTACATTCCCATCAGTGCCCTGAAAGGCGATAACGTGGTGGAGAAGACGGAGAACATGCCCTGGTTCAAAGGCGCTACGCTGCTCTATACACTGGAGACGGTGAACATCAGTTCAGACCACAACCATGTCGACAGCCGCTTCCCGGTGCAGTACGTGATCCGCCCGCAGTCCGACAAGCACCACGATTACCGTGGCTATGCCGGCCGTATTGCAGGCGGCGTGTTCAAGCCCGGCGATGAGGTGATGGCGCTCCCATCCGGCTTTACCTCCAGGATCCAGAGCATCGATACCCTTAACGGACCGCTGGAAGAAGCTTTTGCGCCGATGTCGGTGACCATGACCCTGGAGGATGACATCGATATCAGCCGTGGCGATATGCTGGTGAAGCCCAACAACCAGCCTAAAACCGAGCAGGACATCGAGCTGATGATCTGCTGGCTGAACCAGAAGCCCCTGCAGCCCAAAGGCAAGTATATCCTGATCCACACCACCAAAAGCTGCAAGTGCATCATCAAGGAGATACGGTATAAGGTAAACATCAACACCCTGCACAAGATCGAAGATGATCTAAGCCTGGGACTCAATGAAATTGGCCGCATCAGCCTGCGCACCACAGAACCACTTTTCTTCGACAGCTACAACCGCAACCGCGCGACTGGTTCCCTGATCCTGATCGATCAGTTTACGAATGAGACGGTTGGTGCGGGAATGATTATTTAA
- a CDS encoding glycosyltransferase (COG0438 Glycosyltransferase) yields MNILFIVPYPEGEAPSQRFRFEQYFGVLKEEGHHYTVASFIDLDTWKILYKSGNGTKKALGIARGFWNRLLLLPSLAKYEWVFIHREAAPLGPPLFEWLITKVFRKKVIYDFDDAIWLPNTSEQNKLAAGLKWHHKVASICRWSTRVSCGNAYLANWARQYNSQVVLNPTTIDTVHLHNRLKEHREGPVTLGWTGTHSTGKYLKPLQPLLNRLAQKYPLVNFLVISNQAPELEVPRLEFRKWRKETEAEDLLRMDIGLMPLTADQWSEGKCGFKALQYMALGIPAVISPVGVNNIIIQHGENGFLADTPDEWEAYLSQLIEQVQLRSGMGLLARNTVEEAFSVSANRTTFLRLFTSTRLP; encoded by the coding sequence ATGAACATCCTATTTATAGTACCCTACCCAGAAGGAGAAGCACCCTCGCAACGTTTTCGTTTTGAGCAGTACTTTGGGGTTCTGAAAGAAGAAGGCCACCACTACACCGTGGCCTCTTTTATAGACCTGGATACCTGGAAAATTCTTTACAAATCCGGCAATGGAACAAAAAAAGCTTTGGGGATTGCCAGGGGATTCTGGAACAGGTTGCTGCTGCTCCCCAGCCTTGCCAAATACGAATGGGTATTCATACACCGTGAAGCAGCGCCGCTGGGGCCTCCCCTTTTTGAATGGCTGATCACGAAAGTGTTCAGAAAAAAGGTAATCTATGATTTTGATGATGCCATCTGGCTGCCCAATACCTCTGAACAAAACAAGCTGGCTGCCGGCTTAAAATGGCACCACAAGGTGGCTTCCATCTGCCGCTGGAGCACCCGGGTGAGCTGCGGCAATGCCTATCTGGCAAATTGGGCGAGGCAGTACAACAGCCAGGTAGTGCTGAATCCCACCACCATCGATACAGTGCACCTGCACAACCGGCTGAAGGAGCACCGGGAAGGACCTGTTACCCTGGGCTGGACCGGTACCCACAGCACCGGGAAATACCTGAAGCCGCTTCAACCCCTGCTGAACAGGCTGGCGCAAAAATATCCCCTGGTAAATTTCCTGGTTATTTCCAACCAGGCACCCGAGCTGGAGGTACCCCGGCTGGAGTTTCGGAAGTGGCGTAAAGAAACAGAAGCCGAAGATTTGTTGCGTATGGACATCGGCCTCATGCCACTGACAGCCGATCAATGGTCGGAAGGTAAGTGTGGTTTTAAGGCACTGCAGTACATGGCTCTGGGAATACCTGCTGTGATTTCACCTGTCGGTGTAAACAACATCATCATTCAGCATGGAGAAAATGGTTTTTTAGCTGATACCCCTGATGAGTGGGAAGCGTACCTTAGCCAGTTAATAGAGCAGGTTCAGCTGCGTAGTGGGATGGGGCTGTTAGCCCGAAATACAGTAGAAGAGGCTTTTTCAGTTTCTGCCAACCGTACCACTTTTCTGCGCCTTTTTACCAGCACACGCTTGCCATGA
- a CDS encoding sulfite synthesis pathway protein (COG1218 3'-Phosphoadenosine 5'-phosphosulfate (PAPS) 3'-phosphatase) — protein sequence MQTTLSQDDIQYLIDAAVKAGEEILTVYHDTALFNAVDYKADDSPLTMADQRSHVVIDARLKNRFPQIPILSEEGKQTSYADRQHWTSCWLVDPLDGTKEFIKRNGEFTVNIALIEDHKPVFGVIYIPVKETLYWGGAAYGAFKQKKGAEAQKLQVNNKTENLTALRSRSHSGDEDSAVLAQYPITDFVDSGSSIKFCMVADGTADIYYRGKPTMEWDTAAGQAIVEGAGGQVLMGDVPMHYNRENLLNGSFMCKGF from the coding sequence ATGCAGACTACCCTCAGCCAGGACGATATCCAGTACCTGATCGATGCAGCCGTGAAGGCCGGTGAAGAAATCCTGACCGTTTACCACGACACAGCCCTCTTTAATGCGGTGGATTATAAAGCTGATGACTCCCCCCTCACCATGGCCGACCAGCGTTCTCATGTTGTGATTGATGCCAGGCTGAAAAACCGCTTCCCGCAGATTCCTATTCTATCAGAAGAAGGCAAGCAAACGTCTTATGCGGACCGTCAGCACTGGACGAGCTGCTGGCTGGTAGACCCGCTGGACGGTACCAAGGAGTTCATCAAGCGCAATGGAGAGTTTACCGTGAACATTGCCCTGATCGAAGACCACAAGCCCGTATTTGGTGTGATCTACATTCCTGTAAAAGAAACCCTCTACTGGGGCGGTGCTGCTTATGGTGCCTTCAAACAGAAAAAAGGAGCAGAAGCCCAGAAGCTGCAGGTGAACAATAAAACCGAAAACCTAACCGCCCTCCGCAGCCGCTCCCATAGCGGTGACGAGGATAGTGCCGTACTTGCACAATACCCAATTACTGACTTTGTAGATTCTGGCAGCTCCATTAAGTTTTGCATGGTAGCCGATGGCACTGCCGATATTTATTACCGCGGCAAACCCACCATGGAATGGGATACCGCTGCCGGGCAGGCCATTGTGGAAGGTGCCGGCGGGCAGGTACTGATGGGCGATGTACCCATGCACTACAACAGGGAAAACCTGCTGAACGGAAGTTTTATGTGTAAGGGGTTTTAG
- a CDS encoding adenylyLSUlfate kinase (COG0529 Adenylylsulfate kinase and related kinases), translating into MVGLSGSGKSTIAQALEKRLHQEGYLTQLLDGDNLRSGLNSNLSFSEEDRRENLRRSAETAKLFLNCGIITICSFISPTAEVRERARSIIGEADFLEVFVKCSFDACAKRDVKGLYAKALRGEIKNFTGLDAPFEEPQNPWLLLNSEEESEEACVELLYSKLIQRVKAQD; encoded by the coding sequence ATGGTAGGCTTGTCCGGATCGGGCAAAAGCACCATTGCCCAGGCACTGGAAAAACGTTTGCACCAGGAAGGCTACCTCACACAGTTACTGGATGGCGACAACCTGCGCAGTGGCCTGAACAGCAACCTTAGCTTTTCGGAAGAAGACCGCCGCGAAAACCTGCGCCGCTCTGCCGAAACGGCCAAACTGTTCCTGAATTGCGGCATCATCACCATTTGCTCCTTTATCAGCCCTACCGCCGAGGTGCGGGAAAGGGCCAGGAGCATCATTGGGGAGGCCGATTTTCTGGAAGTCTTCGTGAAATGTTCCTTTGATGCCTGCGCCAAGCGGGATGTAAAAGGACTTTATGCCAAAGCCCTGCGGGGCGAAATAAAAAATTTTACAGGACTGGATGCTCCTTTTGAAGAACCTCAAAACCCCTGGCTGCTGCTGAACTCGGAAGAAGAAAGCGAAGAAGCCTGCGTGGAGCTCCTATATTCTAAACTGATACAACGAGTAAAAGCTCAAGATTAA